In Stanieria sp. NIES-3757, the DNA window TTGACTAAAGTGACGAATGCCTAGAGTAGTAGTTTCTCTAAAGATAATTTCTTCACAGATCACTGCTTGCGCTGGATGACAAATAACAGTCAATAAAATACCCGAACGAGATTTTTTCATGCCAATTGCTTGGGTAAAAACATCCATAGCACCTGCTGCTAATAATTGTTCCAAAGTATAAGCGATCGCTTGAGGATTGAGGTCATCAATTTGTGTTTCTAAAACTGTAATTTCTTCTTGTGTAACTTTTTGATTAATAATGGTTTTGGCTTGTTGAGCGATCGTTCCTAACCATAACCGCAAAATATTCGGCACAGGTAAATCTAAAGAACCAGCACCCAAACCAATTTTTTCAATGGTCATTGCTGGCGGATCGCCAAAACTAGTAGCTAAAGTAGTTGCGATCGCTGCTCCTGTAGGTGTAACCAACTCTTTTTTGATACCATTACTATAAACTGGTACTTTTCTTAATTCCCATAACTTCAAAACCGCAGGCACGGGAACGGGTAATAATCCATGCTCCGCTTTAACCATACCACCGCCTGTAGGCATAGCCGAACAGTATAAACGATCAATTCCCAACCAATCTAAACCTAAACAAGTTCCCACAATGTCCACAATGGCATCGGTAGCACCTACTTCATGAAAATGGACTTTTTCTGGAGAGATACCATGTACTGCACCTTCTGCGATCGCCAATTGTTGAAAAATTTGCAAACTCCAATCAGTTACTCGTGGTGGTAAACCAGCAGTGGTAATAATTTGTTTAATTTCTGGTAAATGTCTAGCATGATGATGGTGAGTATTTTCAGTTGCTAATTGTAAATCGACATGAACTTTTGTTGCTAACTGTCCTTGACGATGAACTTGTTCACTCCTTAATTGATATTCCTGAGAAATACTCAGACTATTTAATCTTTCTGTTAGATATTCCCAAGGAACACCTAGATTTATTAATGCTCCCAAACACATATCACCAGCAATGCCGGTGGGACATTCTAAATAAATACACTTTACCATTACCAATCTTAAATGGATTTGAATTATCAAAGCTGATAAACATATTTTCTCATTATTAGGAATTGAACATGGCTACTATTTACGAATTAAACCCCTATAATCCTCAACCCCGTTCGATTGAAGCAATTGCTACTGCTTTAAAAAAAGGTGCAGTAATGTTATATCCTACCGATACTGTCTATGCGATCGGTTGCGATCTCAATGATAAATCTGCGGTAGAACGAGTCAGAAAAATCAAACAAATGTCTAATGATAAACCCCTGACTTTTATCTCTTCTTCTTTATCTAATATTTCTCAATATGCTTGGGTAAGCGATCGCGCTTATCGGATCATGAAACACCTAATTCCAGGTGCGTATACTTTTTTATTACCTGCTACCAAGTTAGTACCGAAATTAGTCATGAGTCCAAAACGAAAAACTACGGGTATTCGCGTACCCGATCATCAAGTTTGTCAAGACTTATTAAAAGCTTTAGATAATCCAATTATTTCTACTTCGGCTCATATACCGAATCAAGAAGGAGAATTTCCAACTGTTGGTATAGAAAAAGCCAGATTATTTGACACTTTAGAGAAATCAGTCGATCTTATTCTTGATAACGGCGTAGAACCAGGATTTCAATTATCAACAATTTTAGATTTAACTACCGAAGAACCAGCGATCGTTCGCAAAGGTTTAGGTTGGGAAGAAGCAGAAAATTGGTTATCTGTTTTAGCTTAAATGAATTAAATTACAATTACCGTCAAAAAGATTTTGTCTTTTGGCTTAGAGGCTAGAAATGTCTGTAAAGCAATAAATTTGTTGGTGTTATTTCTTCTGATGGATAGCATCCGACAAATTTTTATATTTTCAACTGATAGTTTTTTGGTACGATTATTAGCTTTTCAAATCTCAAAAGCATAAATTTTGGTAAATCTAAGAGTAAGTCTTCAATATTTGAATAACTTATATCATTCAAAATTAAGCAAACATACAAAGTATTACAAAAAGTTTAATTAAAAAATTCAAAGCTGTGATTTATGTTCATCTGTATAGGTGTAAATTACTTAAGTAGTCATATCCAGAATCAACTTTGTTGAAATAGTTTTTTCTAACATACTTTTTCAGGATATTTACTGTGCAGCAAGAATTGAAGGCGTGGAATTATGGAAGAACTGAAAGTCTATCCCAAAATTTTTAAGATTCTAGCGAAAAATATTCAAGAGCTAGAACAAGACATTCAAACTTTACGACAAGAGCTATCTAAAATCAAAACAGTTAGTCAACAGGTTTAATTGTTGAAATCAATTAGAAATTACACAGCTTGTAAGTACACTAGTGTAGCTGTTCTGTTGGCAGTAATTAAATGTTTGAGAAGTATTTGATTAATTTTAATTGTAAAGCTCGTTAAATTAGCAGCTCTAATGTAATCTAGTTAAATATGATGTTTATGCCCAACAAGTATTGATTATTTTTTGTTTAATTAATCACGCCGAAGTAAAAAAAAACAAAAGTCAAGCTTGTTATTCTCTTCATTTTTTTGATTTTGATCAAGAGTTAGCACTTATTAGTTCAAAAAGTCTATTCTAAACAAAAGCAATTACTAAAGAATTATAAATTGACCAGATATAATGGGTAAACTTAACGAAGTTGAACCTTATTAGGCCTTAACACGGCAGAGTACCTTCAACAAGAAACAATTTGTAGCGATAATTATGTTTACCCCAGTAATAATTTTTGCTTTTATTCTAGTAGTAATATTTATACTAATTAAAATTATAGGTTGTATTTTTGATTATACTTACCAACTCAAATCAAAAAATTTAAAATTAGTTGTAACTATAATTACTTTTATTTTGACTTTTATTTTTTCTTTGATAATCGTTGTACTTGGAGCTAATTTTATTGTTTCTGGGTTAAATTTTTTAGGCTTAAATCAAAATGTCGTTAAAGGTAATTTGAATGTCGATTTATTCGATTGTCCTTCCTTATTAGAAACAATTTATCAAGACGAAAATCAAATTCATCAATTTGAAAATCATCGCTATATTGAAGAAGTAGCTCCAATTTTTACAATTAAAATAGAATACGAACAGGGAGCTAAAAAACTGCGAGAACAAGCCGAAAAATACCAGAATTTAAAAATTAGTGCTAAATCAATTAATTTAAGTCAAGAAATTTCGCAAAAATTACTCGAAAAAGCTCATTTATTTGAAGAGCGTGTCAAAATTGCAGCCGATAAATCTGGTACTAAGCAAATCTTAAAATTATTAGCCAAGATGGATCGCATTACTGAAGAAAGACTGAAACTAATCGATCTTGTTAAACAACAATGCGCTAATTTTTAATGGCAATCTTATTGATTGATTGTATCAAATAAATAAAAGAAAAATATTAGTTATGTAAGAAGCAGCGTGAGTAAATTAGTATTTTTTTGCTTGATTTGTCCAGTTGAATTAGTTATTCAACTATTAAGAAGCGGTTTAGTTTAGGTACTCATTCTTTTTTTTCACAAAAATTATTTATTACTTGTCAATAATTGTGTTATACTTCTTGGGAAGTTACAGTAAGTCAGCCTAATTCTTAAGCTAGTAATCTTACTAGGTTGCTGAAGCTAACAAGGAACGGGGGAACCATAATCTGGGGCTAATTTTCATTGTTAATCTGTGAAAAAGAACAACTCTCAGTTCTAGTCCGTCAGCTAACTCCGTAGGCATTGAGAGTAGACTGGAGGGTCAAGATTCTTGCAATGTCTTGCACTCATCAGTTTTGCTCGTTGGTACTACTGTTTTTTTGTACCTCCTGCTTAATTATGAGGCATTGCCAATGGAATTAAGTAAAAATTTTTGCAAGCAAAATCATTTTTGCCAATCAAATTTAAATCAGCCTTATATTATAATTTGGCTCAACCTTATGCTCAATAGCATTGTTTTATTTTAGTTTTCTATTATTTATCTTAATCAATTTTTGTTAATAAATTAGCTCAAGTAAATGTTCAGTAAACACTGAAACTACTGGACATGAATAAGCTTAGTTACTACTTATAAATCCCTTTATTAATAGTAGAAATTTTCTACACCAACTTTCTGCTTAACTACATTAATTTTTAGAACCCATGGAAATTTCATCTACTATGCCGGCTCTCGTTGCTGCTTTAACTTTTGTGGCTGTCATTACAGCTATTATGACCGAAAAGATTCATCTAACTATTGCAGCATTTTTAGGTGCATTAGTCTTAGTTTTTG includes these proteins:
- a CDS encoding hypothetical protein (protein of unknown function DUF111), which produces MVKCIYLECPTGIAGDMCLGALINLGVPWEYLTERLNSLSISQEYQLRSEQVHRQGQLATKVHVDLQLATENTHHHHARHLPEIKQIITTAGLPPRVTDWSLQIFQQLAIAEGAVHGISPEKVHFHEVGATDAIVDIVGTCLGLDWLGIDRLYCSAMPTGGGMVKAEHGLLPVPVPAVLKLWELRKVPVYSNGIKKELVTPTGAAIATTLATSFGDPPAMTIEKIGLGAGSLDLPVPNILRLWLGTIAQQAKTIINQKVTQEEITVLETQIDDLNPQAIAYTLEQLLAAGAMDVFTQAIGMKKSRSGILLTVICHPAQAVICEEIIFRETTTLGIRHFSQQRSILDREIQTITTQYGAVRIKIASQRQGQAKQILNIQPEYEDCANLARKHNQPWRIIHQMALDTWYGNNQAINQKSKAV
- a CDS encoding Sua5/YciO/YrdC/YwlC family protein — translated: MATIYELNPYNPQPRSIEAIATALKKGAVMLYPTDTVYAIGCDLNDKSAVERVRKIKQMSNDKPLTFISSSLSNISQYAWVSDRAYRIMKHLIPGAYTFLLPATKLVPKLVMSPKRKTTGIRVPDHQVCQDLLKALDNPIISTSAHIPNQEGEFPTVGIEKARLFDTLEKSVDLILDNGVEPGFQLSTILDLTTEEPAIVRKGLGWEEAENWLSVLA